The Gemmatimonadaceae bacterium genome includes a window with the following:
- a CDS encoding patatin-like phospholipase family protein, which yields MHLRRTLRCVSASALLALCARESAAQTATPLPDIPHPRVGLVLSGGSAKGFAHIGVLQVLQQLGIHVDIVTGTSMGAIIGGLYSAGYTPTELDSLVTREDWNDLFHRPTDRRQQSPAERAANERYMLTFPLEHARIVLPESVVPRQAIAEHLERYTWPVHGITDFDSLPTAFGALVTNLNTGQAILLRHGSLAQAIEASAAVPGAFAPVLLPDGTPVVDGAVVRNIPAQDARAMGADLLICVDVSERPSPADSLHSLIDVMDQTVSFRVQAVNRVERPLCNVVIDPDVNGIPSLDFGQAAEWIARGRAAALAQRAALVAIADSEHDVRGVIPPRPPLPRPDSVFILQLSWTQVSAGADALVRSAVGLQDSTWATEADIAAAVERVYSTGRFDEVSFRVVHRAGGDDLLLDLTEGNRDVVGVGVRYDTPRGAALLVGATVNDWLTPGSRAMLTARLGDELQYDGRFLLGAGPEATFLQTYRATFTRTALPHVRPAGAPGAPMLDVSEVSAQIARVLGHAGYIGAELTYGRSTDGVRGADSLFALRPLSYTTFGGELALDTYNRLFAPTAGGKVLLQAERALDSREFVREYVGAQGVLPAGSSVALLGRVDVGYAAGTDLPLHDRFFLGGSAPSTVWASQFIPFLGLSPQSAQGTVVAAVQGGARVELRDNLFVTVQGNAGNVFDRWPASAGHSGYITGGGLTIGSMLAPGPVTVTFGTRSLRQTPVIEIAFGAAF from the coding sequence GTGCATCTCCGCCGTACCCTTCGTTGCGTAAGCGCGTCGGCACTCCTCGCGTTGTGCGCACGGGAGAGTGCCGCGCAGACGGCTACGCCGCTCCCCGATATCCCGCATCCACGCGTCGGGCTGGTGCTGAGTGGCGGCAGTGCCAAGGGGTTCGCGCACATCGGCGTGCTCCAGGTACTGCAGCAGCTCGGCATCCACGTGGACATCGTTACCGGCACGAGCATGGGCGCCATCATCGGCGGGCTGTACTCCGCCGGTTACACCCCCACGGAACTCGACAGCCTGGTCACGCGTGAAGACTGGAACGATCTGTTCCACCGCCCCACCGACCGGCGCCAGCAGAGCCCCGCCGAGCGGGCGGCGAACGAACGGTACATGCTCACCTTTCCGCTGGAACATGCGCGCATCGTGCTTCCGGAATCCGTCGTGCCGCGGCAGGCAATCGCCGAGCATCTGGAGCGCTACACGTGGCCGGTGCACGGCATCACCGATTTCGACAGCCTCCCCACGGCGTTCGGCGCGCTGGTCACGAACCTCAACACGGGGCAGGCGATCCTGCTGCGCCATGGGTCACTGGCGCAGGCAATCGAGGCCAGCGCCGCGGTGCCCGGAGCGTTCGCGCCCGTGCTGCTTCCGGACGGAACGCCGGTCGTGGACGGCGCGGTGGTCCGCAACATCCCAGCCCAGGACGCACGGGCGATGGGCGCGGATCTCCTGATCTGCGTGGACGTCTCCGAACGCCCATCGCCCGCCGACAGCCTGCATTCGCTCATCGACGTGATGGATCAGACGGTGTCGTTTCGCGTCCAGGCGGTGAATCGCGTCGAGCGTCCGCTCTGCAACGTGGTGATCGATCCCGACGTGAACGGAATTCCGTCGCTCGACTTCGGCCAGGCAGCGGAGTGGATTGCACGCGGGCGGGCTGCGGCACTCGCCCAACGCGCGGCTCTCGTCGCGATTGCCGATTCGGAGCACGACGTCCGCGGCGTGATCCCGCCCAGGCCTCCGCTCCCTCGTCCCGATTCGGTCTTCATTTTGCAGTTGAGCTGGACGCAGGTGAGCGCCGGCGCCGACGCGCTGGTCCGCAGCGCCGTCGGCCTGCAGGACAGCACGTGGGCGACCGAAGCCGATATCGCCGCGGCGGTGGAGCGGGTGTATTCCACGGGCCGGTTCGACGAGGTGAGCTTCCGCGTCGTTCACCGCGCCGGGGGTGACGACCTCCTGCTCGATCTCACCGAAGGCAACCGCGACGTGGTGGGCGTGGGCGTCCGCTACGACACGCCGCGCGGCGCGGCGCTGCTCGTCGGCGCAACGGTCAACGACTGGCTCACCCCCGGTTCCAGGGCGATGCTCACGGCACGGTTGGGCGACGAGTTGCAGTACGACGGCCGGTTTCTCCTCGGAGCCGGTCCCGAGGCCACCTTTCTGCAAACCTACCGGGCCACATTCACGCGGACGGCGCTGCCGCATGTGCGCCCGGCCGGCGCCCCGGGTGCCCCGATGCTCGACGTCTCGGAAGTGTCGGCGCAGATCGCGCGCGTGCTCGGACACGCGGGATACATCGGCGCGGAACTGACGTACGGACGGTCCACCGACGGGGTACGCGGCGCCGACAGTCTATTCGCACTCCGTCCGCTCTCGTATACCACGTTCGGTGGCGAGCTTGCCCTGGACACCTACAATCGGTTGTTCGCGCCCACGGCGGGCGGGAAAGTGCTACTCCAGGCCGAACGCGCGCTCGACTCCCGCGAGTTCGTGCGGGAGTACGTCGGCGCGCAGGGGGTGCTCCCCGCGGGATCCAGCGTGGCCCTGCTCGGCCGGGTGGACGTCGGCTACGCGGCGGGTACCGATCTCCCGTTGCACGACCGCTTCTTCTTGGGGGGCAGCGCACCCTCGACGGTGTGGGCCTCGCAGTTCATTCCCTTCCTCGGGCTCAGCCCGCAGTCTGCGCAGGGCACCGTCGTGGCCGCGGTCCAGGGTGGAGCGCGCGTCGAGCTCCGCGACAACCTGTTCGTGACGGTGCAGGGCAACGCCGGCAACGTCTTCGACCGCTGGCCTGCGTCAGCCGGCCACAGCGGGTACATCACGGGCGGCGGCCTGACCATAGGCAGCATGCTGGCGCCGGGCCCCGTGACGGTTACCTTCGGCACGCGATCCCTGCGGCAGACGCCCGTGATCGAGATCGCGTTCGGCGCCGCCTTCTAA
- a CDS encoding ABC transporter permease — protein sequence MSRFTRRRTPLLERLFAGHHDLLAALRSLRRSPGFVAIAVLSLGLAIGLNTTMLAMMDAILHPYVPYAKPGQLFELIPYGMTRSHQWIQRPMYLGARERTDLYASIVPFTFSSGVAEANGHLVQTQAIIAGTRLFNVLGVKPIAGRTFNTTRDDPADADAVVVGYQLWQDDLGGTRDLATLHVTYDGRTYSVVGVMPPSMYRPVSADLWLPMPKVQEHSADGPALIHAVVRLKPGDTKARVKGQLDALAAQMASRYDGKRLDFDYRLESLMPGKGRPADGAVLAAIVTTLVLVVACLNLANLMLARGLARRRELAVRMALGANRGAIVRHVLVECALLAGLGGTWGVLLSVWGVQLAEGHVPTMIQELGFTTPHVSWRIVAIGILVTAATILVAGLAPALHAARANVNDAMKDGGSSSTGRKSRLYRLVVVGEIATALMVMIVAMFWLGILHKETSFQFSYDADHMLGGYVMPRQSCDSVAAHEQLWQDMTARITAIPGVRYAAASRTAYPTRNIVTSDEPGTPIELPLGRGTSIGYTLTTSQYFRVFEFPIVAGRDFEPGDVHGTGAAIVDRALAAKLWPLSSPVGRLIKLGPAASNAPWVRVVGVVAPRVSNADSTRDDTPLLTVARHFGCQAASLDVRTSGPPRQMAAAVYHVARAAVPAGGIVSEFRSPRAEYEEGLRIYRLTTLLFVALGAFALLLSAVGIYGVLNHAVGLRTREFAMRTALGAQTPDLLRIVVRDAMEMVLGGTAVGATASLVIGFGAFQAAGGLGALALAAAETVVIAASLAACIAPTRRATRADPVDLLRST from the coding sequence GTGAGCCGGTTCACCCGCCGGCGAACGCCCCTGCTCGAACGCCTCTTCGCCGGCCACCACGACCTTCTGGCCGCGCTGCGCTCGCTCCGTCGGTCTCCCGGCTTCGTCGCGATCGCCGTGCTCTCGCTCGGCCTCGCCATCGGGCTCAACACGACGATGCTCGCGATGATGGATGCGATTCTCCACCCGTACGTCCCGTATGCCAAGCCCGGGCAGTTGTTCGAGCTCATCCCGTACGGTATGACTCGGAGCCACCAGTGGATCCAACGACCGATGTACCTCGGGGCGCGCGAGCGTACCGATCTCTACGCGAGCATCGTCCCCTTCACCTTCAGCAGCGGCGTCGCAGAGGCCAACGGGCATCTCGTCCAGACACAGGCCATCATTGCGGGCACGCGTCTGTTCAACGTGCTCGGCGTCAAACCGATCGCCGGCCGGACGTTCAACACCACTCGGGATGACCCCGCTGACGCGGATGCCGTCGTGGTCGGTTACCAGTTGTGGCAGGACGACCTGGGTGGCACGCGCGACCTCGCGACACTCCACGTCACGTACGACGGGCGGACCTATTCCGTGGTCGGCGTCATGCCGCCCTCGATGTATCGTCCGGTGAGCGCCGACCTCTGGCTTCCGATGCCGAAGGTCCAAGAGCATTCGGCCGACGGGCCGGCGCTGATCCACGCCGTGGTTCGCCTCAAGCCCGGCGACACGAAAGCCCGGGTGAAGGGACAACTGGACGCGCTCGCCGCCCAGATGGCCTCGCGGTACGACGGCAAACGCCTGGACTTCGACTACCGCCTGGAATCGCTGATGCCCGGCAAGGGCCGGCCCGCCGACGGCGCGGTCCTGGCGGCGATCGTCACGACGCTCGTGCTGGTCGTGGCCTGCCTCAACCTCGCTAATCTCATGCTTGCCCGCGGACTCGCCCGGCGACGGGAGTTGGCGGTGCGGATGGCACTGGGCGCGAACCGCGGGGCCATCGTGCGGCACGTGCTCGTCGAGTGCGCGCTACTCGCCGGCCTGGGTGGCACGTGGGGAGTATTACTCTCCGTCTGGGGCGTGCAGCTTGCCGAGGGCCACGTCCCCACGATGATCCAGGAGTTGGGCTTCACCACGCCACACGTGAGCTGGCGCATCGTTGCGATCGGAATTCTCGTCACGGCGGCGACCATCCTCGTGGCTGGTCTCGCTCCGGCCCTGCACGCGGCGCGGGCCAACGTCAACGACGCGATGAAGGATGGCGGATCGTCGAGCACCGGCCGGAAGAGCCGGTTGTACCGGCTGGTGGTTGTGGGTGAGATCGCGACCGCCCTGATGGTGATGATCGTGGCCATGTTCTGGCTCGGCATCCTGCACAAAGAGACGAGTTTCCAATTCTCATATGACGCCGACCACATGCTCGGTGGGTACGTGATGCCGCGCCAATCGTGCGACTCCGTGGCGGCTCACGAGCAACTCTGGCAGGACATGACCGCTCGGATCACGGCCATTCCGGGCGTCCGGTACGCCGCGGCGTCGCGCACGGCGTATCCGACGCGAAACATCGTGACGTCGGACGAGCCCGGGACCCCGATCGAGCTGCCGTTGGGGCGGGGGACGTCCATCGGATATACTCTGACCACATCGCAATACTTCCGCGTGTTCGAGTTCCCGATCGTCGCCGGCCGGGACTTCGAACCGGGGGACGTGCACGGCACGGGTGCGGCCATCGTGGACCGGGCGCTGGCCGCGAAGCTGTGGCCCCTCTCGTCGCCGGTGGGACGACTGATCAAGCTCGGACCGGCCGCGTCCAACGCGCCCTGGGTGCGGGTGGTCGGCGTGGTGGCGCCGCGCGTGAGCAACGCCGACTCGACACGCGACGACACCCCGCTGCTCACCGTGGCGCGACACTTCGGCTGCCAGGCCGCGAGCCTCGACGTTCGCACGTCGGGACCGCCCAGGCAGATGGCCGCTGCCGTCTATCACGTCGCTCGGGCCGCGGTGCCGGCGGGCGGAATCGTCTCGGAATTCCGGTCGCCAAGGGCCGAATATGAAGAAGGGCTGCGCATCTACCGGCTCACGACGCTGCTCTTCGTCGCGCTCGGCGCGTTTGCACTCCTGCTCTCAGCGGTGGGCATCTACGGCGTGCTGAACCATGCCGTCGGGCTCCGCACGCGCGAGTTCGCCATGCGGACCGCCCTCGGCGCGCAGACGCCTGACCTCCTGCGCATCGTCGTGCGCGACGCCATGGAAATGGTGCTGGGCGGCACCGCCGTGGGTGCGACGGCGTCGCTGGTCATCGGGTTCGGAGCCTTTCAGGCCGCGGGCGGGCTGGGCGCGCTTGCCCTCGCCGCAGCGGAGACGGTCGTGATCGCCGCTTCCCTCGCCGCCTGCATCGCCCCGACGCGTCGCGCCACCCGCGCCGACCCGGTGGACCTCCTCCGCTCGACCTGA
- a CDS encoding FtsX-like permease family protein — protein sequence MTLLPDRAMFRALAKSPVFTMVAVSSLALAIGLTTTTYAIVDAVRHPPVVAADPVHAFQLQGIGVDLDRRSHLREMYVALRAHRDLFQSFAVAAPEWTTVIAHGQPVWAQIRLVSANYFDVLGVSPVVGRSFRSAAADHPSVAGAVIGYGTWRRVFGGAMPLTSLTVTVGDDTYPVVGVLPPEMDASGYGETNTLIWLPIPRAAEDQGEGVPWVTALVRTKPGVSEPQMERELAVIAQPFREEYGVYGGNPFRYGVQAMLPQPGRVTEIHEAIAAAAFVVLLIACANVANLMVARVISRQRDIAVRMAIGASGRDIARVVVGEAAVLVLAGGAMGVLLSLWGMHYIEYKVGADVNGLSGLAPHLSWRVLLFAILVSAGTVLLIAWAAVLRARATNVNGAMKNGAGATTHRSGRLYRWLVVAEVAMSLVVLMGAALLLRAVSAVRGYDFGYDPSRVVFANISDPWPAVHDSTQRDARYFGVLGGVGRVRGVSAAAWMDGTSPIGEILTSDVGGSEPKQLFMRSYTVASPGLLSLLGVRLVRGRDFEPGDANSAGVAIVDDSTAAALWPHLSPIGHMVKLGSEPSTAQWVRVIGVARTVSLRFEHDPDMGPLPTIYVAGAGRLRADRRLVLRTDSDEGAAMLGVLRYLRSAIPGTGGPHFQSWTQDFGMEVRQREAIAFIFRMIGVFALLLSTIGVYGTLAYTGAQRTREFAMRIALGAQPRDVLRLVIDEALLLVIGGTAVGGFAAMWSAASIKGLLYSVSPLDATALVTAEGILVVVSLMAALGPAIRATRADPVELLRAT from the coding sequence ATGACGCTCCTTCCCGACCGCGCGATGTTTCGCGCGCTGGCCAAGAGTCCCGTGTTCACGATGGTGGCGGTATCGTCGCTGGCGCTCGCCATCGGGCTCACGACTACGACGTACGCGATCGTGGATGCCGTTCGGCATCCACCGGTGGTGGCAGCCGATCCGGTCCATGCGTTTCAGTTACAGGGCATCGGCGTGGATCTGGACCGGCGGAGCCACCTGCGGGAGATGTACGTCGCACTCCGCGCTCATCGCGATCTGTTCCAGTCGTTCGCCGTCGCGGCACCGGAGTGGACCACGGTCATCGCGCACGGCCAGCCGGTCTGGGCCCAGATCCGTCTCGTCAGCGCGAATTACTTCGACGTGCTCGGGGTGTCGCCGGTCGTTGGCCGGAGCTTCCGGTCCGCCGCCGCCGACCATCCGTCGGTCGCCGGGGCCGTGATCGGATACGGGACCTGGCGGCGGGTGTTCGGCGGCGCCATGCCGCTCACGTCCCTCACTGTGACCGTGGGCGACGACACCTATCCCGTGGTCGGCGTGCTTCCGCCGGAGATGGATGCGAGCGGCTACGGCGAGACCAACACGCTCATCTGGCTTCCCATACCGCGCGCGGCCGAGGACCAGGGGGAGGGCGTGCCGTGGGTGACCGCGCTGGTGCGGACCAAGCCGGGCGTGAGCGAACCGCAGATGGAACGCGAGCTCGCGGTCATCGCTCAGCCGTTCCGAGAGGAGTACGGCGTCTACGGAGGGAACCCATTCCGCTATGGCGTCCAGGCGATGCTCCCGCAGCCGGGCCGGGTGACCGAAATCCACGAGGCGATCGCGGCGGCTGCGTTCGTGGTTCTCCTCATCGCCTGCGCCAACGTGGCCAATCTGATGGTGGCGCGGGTGATCAGCCGGCAGCGCGACATCGCGGTGCGCATGGCCATCGGGGCGTCGGGGCGGGACATTGCGCGGGTCGTGGTCGGCGAGGCGGCGGTGCTCGTGCTGGCCGGAGGAGCGATGGGGGTGCTGTTGTCGCTCTGGGGCATGCATTACATCGAATACAAGGTGGGGGCCGACGTGAACGGTCTGAGCGGCCTGGCGCCCCACCTGAGCTGGCGCGTGCTGCTGTTCGCGATCCTCGTGTCGGCCGGCACGGTGCTCCTCATCGCATGGGCGGCGGTGCTGCGTGCTCGGGCCACCAATGTGAACGGCGCGATGAAGAACGGCGCCGGCGCGACTACGCACCGGAGTGGCCGCCTGTACCGGTGGCTCGTCGTGGCGGAGGTGGCGATGTCGCTGGTCGTGCTGATGGGGGCGGCGCTCCTCCTGCGGGCGGTATCCGCGGTCCGGGGATATGATTTCGGTTATGACCCGAGCCGAGTCGTGTTCGCGAACATCAGCGATCCATGGCCCGCCGTGCACGATTCGACCCAGCGGGACGCCCGCTATTTCGGGGTGCTGGGAGGCGTGGGCCGGGTGCGGGGGGTCAGCGCGGCGGCCTGGATGGACGGTACGTCGCCCATCGGGGAGATTCTCACCTCGGACGTGGGCGGGAGCGAACCGAAGCAATTGTTCATGCGCAGCTACACCGTGGCGTCGCCGGGGCTCCTGTCGCTCCTCGGTGTGCGGCTGGTGCGCGGGCGCGACTTCGAGCCCGGCGATGCGAATTCGGCCGGCGTGGCGATCGTGGACGACAGCACAGCCGCGGCGCTCTGGCCCCACCTGTCGCCCATCGGGCATATGGTGAAGCTCGGTTCGGAACCAAGCACCGCGCAGTGGGTCCGCGTGATCGGGGTGGCGCGCACCGTGAGTCTCAGGTTCGAACACGACCCGGACATGGGACCGCTGCCGACGATCTACGTGGCCGGAGCTGGCCGATTGAGAGCGGACCGCCGGCTCGTCCTTCGCACCGATTCCGACGAGGGGGCGGCGATGCTCGGCGTGCTGCGATACCTGCGGAGCGCGATCCCCGGGACCGGAGGGCCCCACTTCCAATCCTGGACCCAGGACTTCGGCATGGAGGTGCGGCAGCGGGAGGCGATCGCCTTCATCTTCCGGATGATTGGTGTGTTCGCGCTGCTGCTGTCCACGATCGGCGTCTACGGGACGCTCGCGTACACGGGCGCTCAGCGCACCCGCGAGTTCGCGATGCGCATCGCGCTCGGCGCCCAGCCGCGCGACGTGCTGCGGCTGGTGATCGACGAGGCGCTTCTCCTGGTGATTGGCGGCACCGCGGTGGGCGGATTCGCCGCGATGTGGAGTGCGGCGAGCATCAAGGGCTTGTTGTACAGCGTGAGCCCGTTGGATGCGACGGCGCTGGTGACCGCCGAAGGGATCCTGGTGGTGGTGTCGCTGATGGCGGCGCTCGGACCGGCGATTCGGGCGACGCGGGCCGATCCGGTGGAATTGTTGAGGGCGACGTGA